One stretch of Penaeus monodon isolate SGIC_2016 unplaced genomic scaffold, NSTDA_Pmon_1 PmonScaffold_57, whole genome shotgun sequence DNA includes these proteins:
- the LOC119571268 gene encoding LOW QUALITY PROTEIN: calcium-activated potassium channel slowpoke-like (The sequence of the model RefSeq protein was modified relative to this genomic sequence to represent the inferred CDS: deleted 1 base in 1 codon): MPGYSPGSGLSIVSIKLYYVHCTQESCKHLLYTPPEYARVAQQSSVLLEVLLNCVSVCVFIAEDYQYHVFEVCIPIGESAFQIIELMNLYFLGLFFLRMVLAPNMMAFLLCKYTIIDYFTIPLVIFGMIIGRTFTGIHLVRIIYIMKLEEVGGDAETSPHLFIIMKYLSRILAGWFMVAGFIYYAESHDNLLGVEKPHDFQYGTWLYFTIITATAVGYGDVPCKTILSRIFLALFLPIVLALYGKYVPNLVLRIISTSFSKIKRWKLTRSGRHIVFCGHLNTRKIRTFVTTGINRDADLVFLGNCTPYEDGKSPLHAVHPVQGLVQDGRGLAAIDKARRCIFLSNENSKDQEGEDLRNITSALQVSRSRTSPVLLELLQCKNKKLFHEVYQPRVEDGKVSVFCYAEFKLRLMGYSCLVPGFSTLLANLILPDMVEDMDNQTHDLTWEEEYNFGRRSRIYTSLLPKSFENKTLHEAVELCHKKQRCILLGIEIHEGNNRKIIMYPSNPCVVIPQNTVGYLCTRETKNLQSINVPLTHHGTAVISLSLKGQLFVVCDAKDLPPTHTTRPASLTFIVSCQIQVVSLCHIWLNTLSVPDGTTLALWLLPSSALLTDVISKWRLEAEFLLESILAAASQVVFLPAIRQMPEVEDLDGSSEKDFAEIILWSAIDLFPHPIHFSLLAKTQDELSSLDLHGHVVVFIIANQDSPASGLENLCQPLRSYCVHPSHLHRIIIIGPLDYLRKEWVELRRIPEIYFFEGYPWAKETRKVVKLASCQMCVLLCAEPEPEKLGSRFDFTFEILKTTSSRLVRTRNMASPMDGQCNFCQRLPVLVSHITDEPMTSVSDTFAVAVGQTIPPALFHSFAYLAELIAKSLWNKGYDEVQVRLLDPVDRRMRESTAEEHMKKSSQCLP, from the exons ATGCCAGGGTATTCTCCTGGATCTGGATTGAGTATTGTGtccattaaattatattatgtacactGCACTCAAGAAAGTTGCAAGCACC TGTTGTACACTCCTCCAGAATATGCTCGTGTAGCTCAGCAGAGCTCC GTGCTTTTGGAAGTCTTGCTCAACTGTGTCTCCGTGTGTGTCTTCATTGCAGAAGATTATCAGTA TCATGTCTTTGAGGTATGCATACCCATTGGAGAAAGTGCCTTCCAAATAATTGAATTGATGAATCTTTACTTCCTGGGCCTATTCTTCTTAAGA ATGGTTTTAGCCCCAAACATGATGGCATTTTTGTTATGCAAATACACCATCATTGATTACTTCACCATACCGCTAGTCATCTTTGGAATGATTATTGGCCGGACTTTCACAG GTATTCACTTGGTGCGCATCATTTATATAATGAAGCTTGAAGAAGTGGGAGGTGATGCTGAGACGTCCCCCCATCTGTTTATCATCATGAAGTACCTGTCCAGGATTCTAGCTGGTTGGTTTATGGTGGCTGGATTCATATACTAT GCTGAGAGTCATGACAATCTGTTGGGAGTGGAGAAACCCCATGACTTCCAGTATGGAACCTGGCTCTACTTCACCATAATAACGGCAACTGCCGTTGGCTATGGTGATGTCCCATGCAAGACAATACTGTCCAGAATTTTTCTGGCCTTATTCTTGCCCATTGTTTTG GCACTGTATGGCAAGTACGTACCAAACTTGGTACTGAGAATAATTTCCACAAGTTTTTCAAAAATCAAACGATGGAAACTCACTCGTTCTGGCAG GCATATTGTGTTTTGTGGCCACCTGAACACTCGGAAGATCCGCACGTTTGTAACGACAGGGATAAACAGGGATGCTGACCTGGTCTTTCTGGGCAA TTGTACTCCGTATGAGGACGGCAAATCACCACTCCATGCCGTGCATCCTGTCCAAGGCCTGGTTCAAGATGGTCGAGGACTTGCTGCG ATCGATAAAGCCCGTCGATGCATTTTCCTCTCAAACGAAAACAGCAAAGACCAGGAAGGGGAAGACTTACGAAACATCACCTCGGCATTACAAGTCTCTAGATCCAGAACTTCCCCAGTCCTCCTGGAATTGCTTCAGTGCAAAAACAAG AAACTCTTTCATGAAGTGTACCAGCCAAGAGTAGAAGACGGCAAGGTGAGCGTCTTCTGCTATGCAGAGTTTAAGCTAAGACTGATGGGCTATTCATGCCTCGTCCCTGGGTTCTCCACATTACTGGCAAACTTGATTTTGCCAGATATGGTTGAAGATATGGACAAT CAGACCCATGACTTGACATGGGAGGAAGAGTACAACTTTGGCAGAAGGTCCCGTATCTACACTAGTCTTTTACCAAAGTCTTTTGAAAATAAGACATTGCATGAGGCTGTTGA ATTATGCCACAAGAAGCAGAGGTGCATCCTTTTAGGTATCGAAATTCATGAAGGCAATAATAGGAAGATCATCATGTATCCTAGCAATCCATGTGTGGTCATACCGCAAAATACTGTGGGATACTTATGCACTCGTGAAACTAAGAATCTTCAAAG TATAAATGTCCCTCTTACTCACCATGGTACAGCTG TAATTTCTTTGAGTTTGAAAGGTCAGCTTTTTGTTGTATGTGATGCCAAGGACCTGCCACCTACCCACACTACAAGGCCTGCAAGTCTGACATTTATTGTTTCA TGCCAAATACAAGTAGTTTCTCTGTGCCACATATGGCTGAATACTCTCTCTGTGCCTGACGGTACCACACTGGCACTGTGGCTTTTGCCTAGTTCTGCACTCCTGACAGATGTCATAAGCAAGTGGAGGTTAGAAGCTGAGTTTCTTCTGGAATCCATACTGGCAGCGGCATCGCAGGTGGTGTTTCT ACCTGCAATAAGACAAATGCCAGAAGTTGAGGATTTGGATGGCTCCTCTGAGAAAGATTTTGCTGAAATTATACTG TGGTCTGCAATTGACTTGTTTCCACATcccattcatttttctcttcttgccAAGACACAAGACGAGCTGAGTTCTCTTGATTTGCACGGCCATGTAGTCGTCTTCATCATAGCCAATCAAGATTCACCAGCCAGTGGACTGGAGAACCTATGCCAGCCTCTGAGGTCCTATTGTGTCCATCCCTCTCACCTTCACAGGATCATCATCATTGGACCACTCGACTACCTGAGGAAAGAATGGGTCGAGCTACGGAGAATcccagaaatttatttttttgag GGTTATCCATGGGCCAAAGAAACCCGAAAGGTCGTGAAACTGGCCTCTTGCCAGATGTGCGTCCTCCTCTGTGCTGAACCTGAACCAGAGAAACTGGGTTCAAGATTCGATTTCACATTCGAAATACTGAAGACGACTTCGAGTCGGTTAGTCCGCACCAGGAATATGGCGTCT CCAATGGACGGACAATGCAACTTCTGTCAGAGGCTTCCTGTTCTAGTTAGCCATATTACTGATGAGCCGATGACATCAGTCAGTGACACC TTTGCAGTGGCGGTAGGACAGACAATTCCTCCTGCACTCTTTCACTCCTTTGCATATTTG GCGGAACTTATCGCCAAATCCCTGTGGaacaaggg TTATGATGAGGTTCAAGTACGACTACTTGATCCTGTAGATAGAAGGATGAGGGAATCAACAGCAGAGGAACATATGAAGAAGTCTTCGCAATGCCTGCCATAG